Proteins from a genomic interval of Nematostella vectensis chromosome 5, jaNemVect1.1, whole genome shotgun sequence:
- the LOC5502633 gene encoding adenosine 5'-monophosphoramidase HINT1 translates to MEGGDTIFGKIIRKEIPAEILHEDDQCLAFRDINPQAPTHVLVIPKKPIRQLSKADDSDEQLLGRLLIVARKVAAMQNLANDGYRIIINDGKNGGQEVFHLHVHILGGRKMKWPPG, encoded by the exons ATGGAAGGAGGCGATACGATATTCGGAAAAATCATTCGCAAGGAGATTCCTGCAGAAATCCTGCACGAAGACGACCAA TGTCTGGCATTCAGAGATATCAACCCCCAAGCACCGACACACGTGTTAGTTATCCCTAAGAAGCCCATCAGGCAGCTATCCAAGGCTGACGACTCAGATGAACAG CTCCTTGGTCGGCTGCTGATTGTCGCCAGGAAAGTTGCTGCAATGCAGAATCTAGCCAATGATGGTTACCGCATCATTATAAATGATGGGAAAAATGGAGGACAGGAAGTATTCCACCTTCATGTTCACATCTTAGGGGGAAGGAAAATGAAATGGCCTCCAGGCTAA